From Arcticibacter tournemirensis, one genomic window encodes:
- a CDS encoding sulfite exporter TauE/SafE family protein, which translates to MSILLFTLILLAGAFVAGLLGSLTGLGGGVVLIPLLTLVFDVDIRYAIGSALVASIATSSGSAAAYIKEGITNIRIGMFLEIATTTGAIIGALIAIYTATHIVAIIFGIVLLFSAMMSMRKKNEVAETEEKSLLARRLKLNGSYPSKEGIVEYKVQRVAGGYALMTLAGVISGLLGIGSGALKVLAMDTVMRVPFKVSTTTSNFMIGVTAAASAVVYLQRGYIDPGLAMPVVIGVLGGAFAGSRILVGASTKKLRILFSIVISFLALEMIYNGLMGNL; encoded by the coding sequence ATGTCGATACTCCTGTTTACACTCATTTTACTTGCCGGAGCCTTTGTCGCAGGGCTGCTTGGTTCGCTAACCGGTCTCGGCGGTGGTGTAGTACTGATACCGCTTCTGACTTTGGTTTTTGACGTCGACATCAGATACGCCATTGGCAGTGCCCTCGTAGCTTCAATTGCCACATCTTCGGGATCTGCCGCAGCGTACATTAAAGAAGGTATAACGAATATAAGGATTGGGATGTTCCTTGAAATTGCAACCACGACCGGTGCAATAATCGGAGCGCTTATTGCCATATATACGGCTACCCATATCGTTGCTATCATTTTCGGTATTGTACTTCTATTCTCGGCGATGATGTCGATGCGCAAAAAGAATGAAGTGGCAGAAACTGAAGAAAAAAGCTTACTGGCCCGTCGTCTGAAATTAAATGGCAGCTATCCCTCTAAAGAGGGGATCGTTGAATATAAGGTACAACGGGTTGCCGGAGGATATGCTCTTATGACACTTGCCGGCGTAATTTCCGGATTGTTAGGCATCGGGTCAGGCGCATTGAAAGTGTTGGCCATGGATACCGTTATGCGTGTGCCTTTTAAAGTAAGTACAACCACCAGCAACTTTATGATAGGAGTAACAGCTGCCGCCAGTGCCGTAGTTTACCTCCAGCGCGGTTATATCGATCCGGGGTTGGCTATGCCTGTGGTAATAGGCGTATTGGGAGGAGCATTTGCCGGGTCCAGGATACTTGTTGGCGCCAGTACTAAAAAGCTTCGCATTTTGTTTAGCATCGTCATAAGCTTTCTTGCTCTGGAAATGATATATAATGGTTTAATGGGCAATCTATGA
- a CDS encoding DUF1634 domain-containing protein, producing the protein MKNIIKSFRNDSDVASFVGRLLRTGVFTASAVALLGGIIYLVRHGSEVPDYRIFKGAPDELRHLPGIFKGVWSFSGSAIIQLGVVVLLATPILRIFFSAVAFAIEKDYLYVLITLIVLGIIIFGMLGGLGG; encoded by the coding sequence ATGAAGAATATTATTAAATCATTCCGTAACGATAGCGATGTCGCCTCATTCGTCGGACGGCTTTTAAGAACAGGTGTTTTTACAGCCAGCGCCGTGGCTCTGCTGGGAGGAATCATTTACCTCGTGCGTCATGGTTCAGAAGTTCCTGATTACCGCATTTTTAAAGGAGCACCCGATGAGCTTCGTCATCTGCCGGGTATTTTTAAAGGCGTTTGGTCTTTTAGCGGCTCTGCTATTATTCAGCTGGGCGTAGTTGTTTTACTCGCAACGCCGATCCTGCGGATATTTTTCTCAGCTGTTGCTTTTGCCATTGAAAAGGACTATTTGTATGTTCTTATCACTCTCATTGTACTTGGTATTATTATATTTGGAATGCTTGGAGGCTTGGGAGGATAA
- the murI gene encoding glutamate racemase, which produces MTTKAAPIGIFDSGYGGLTVFKEIVKQLPGYDYIYLGDNARVPYGTRSFETVYRYTLECVEQLFGMGCRLVILACNTASAKALRSIQQNDLPRSKELRRVLGVIRPTAEIVGSYTRSGKVGILATPGTVSSGSYVIEIEKFFPTIEVFQEACPMWVPLVENNEFNSPGADYFIQKNLNNLLGKCPGIDTVVLACTHYPLLISKIRQFLPPHIQIVSQGKLVAQSLQDYLNRHAEIEALCSDGGTIRYFTTESCGNFNDKAAIFLEYPVESEHIEI; this is translated from the coding sequence ATGACAACAAAAGCTGCACCAATAGGAATATTTGATTCAGGTTATGGTGGCCTGACCGTTTTTAAGGAGATAGTAAAACAACTGCCCGGATATGATTACATTTATTTAGGCGATAATGCACGTGTTCCCTATGGTACACGGTCTTTCGAAACGGTATACCGTTATACTCTTGAATGTGTTGAGCAACTGTTTGGTATGGGCTGTCGTCTGGTGATCCTTGCCTGCAATACGGCGTCGGCAAAAGCACTTCGCAGCATTCAGCAAAATGACTTGCCCAGGTCGAAAGAGCTTCGGCGGGTACTGGGCGTGATCAGGCCTACTGCTGAAATCGTAGGTTCCTATACCAGATCCGGAAAAGTCGGAATTCTCGCTACTCCGGGTACTGTCTCTTCCGGGTCCTACGTGATCGAAATTGAAAAGTTTTTCCCGACTATTGAAGTGTTCCAGGAAGCCTGCCCGATGTGGGTACCACTTGTGGAGAATAATGAGTTTAATTCACCCGGAGCTGATTATTTTATTCAGAAGAATTTAAATAACCTTCTGGGCAAATGCCCCGGGATAGACACAGTCGTTCTTGCGTGCACGCATTACCCTCTCCTTATCTCTAAGATACGTCAATTTCTTCCTCCTCATATCCAGATCGTGTCTCAGGGAAAACTCGTGGCTCAGAGTCTTCAGGACTATCTGAACAGACATGCTGAGATCGAAGCCCTCTGTTCAGATGGAGGTACAATTCGCTATTTCACGACGGAATCGTGCGGCAATTTCAATGATAAAGCTGCTATATTTCTGGAGTATCCGGTAGAATCCGAACATATTGAAATCTAA
- a CDS encoding TVP38/TMEM64 family protein, translated as MPDNIKEIVKKHKNLPLWISLAIIILLVGSYFIIPSFHQQVNEGFQVLMSKDKQRAEAWVKQFGLWGPAIIIITMTLQAFLLFIPNFLLMIVAVICYGPWWGSLISIFAVLGASTAGYYTGIYLGPYALKKLIGEKTQKSIQSWVHRYGIGVVAVIRTSPILPNDALHFVAGLLRMGFLRYILATVAGTLPLVILIAVFTGEESMDKAILWISVISTILFLIYVLVDFIIRKRKRQTMRLTGYENDQNNVSR; from the coding sequence ATGCCTGACAATATTAAAGAAATAGTAAAGAAACACAAAAACCTTCCCCTGTGGATTTCATTGGCAATAATTATACTTCTGGTTGGATCCTACTTTATCATTCCGTCATTTCATCAGCAGGTAAATGAAGGGTTCCAGGTTTTGATGAGTAAAGACAAACAACGAGCTGAAGCCTGGGTAAAACAGTTTGGATTATGGGGACCTGCAATCATTATAATTACCATGACCTTACAGGCCTTTTTACTCTTTATCCCGAACTTTCTGCTGATGATAGTAGCAGTAATATGCTATGGCCCCTGGTGGGGAAGTCTTATCTCGATCTTCGCAGTGCTCGGCGCCTCTACTGCCGGTTATTACACGGGAATATACCTGGGTCCATACGCCCTGAAAAAGCTGATCGGAGAAAAAACACAGAAGAGTATCCAGAGCTGGGTCCATCGCTATGGGATAGGCGTCGTGGCTGTTATCCGGACTTCGCCTATTCTTCCGAATGACGCCCTCCATTTTGTTGCCGGCTTACTGAGGATGGGTTTTTTAAGGTATATACTCGCTACTGTTGCCGGCACGCTTCCGCTCGTAATTCTGATTGCTGTTTTCACAGGGGAAGAGAGTATGGACAAAGCGATACTTTGGATATCGGTTATCAGCACGATCCTCTTCCTGATTTATGTATTGGTAGATTTTATAATCAGGAAACGAAAGAGACAGACTATGCGCCTAACGGGTTATGAAAACGATCAAAATAACGTATCCCGTTAG
- a CDS encoding valine--tRNA ligase, with translation MSISKIYDPKEAEDKWYSYWLEKKFFHSEPDEREPYTIVIPPPNVTGVLHMGHMLNNTIQDVLIRKARMQGKNACWVPGTDHASIATEAKVVAMLKERGIEKKDISREEFLKYAWEWKEKYGGIILKQLEKLGASCDWDRTRFTMDEALSEAVKDTFIHLYKKGLIYRGIRMVNWDPKGMTAVSDEEVIRKEVNQKLYYIRYQIAGSGLQPATHNQQSEIPGYIVIATTRPETIMADTAICINPNDERYRFLKGKKVLVPLINREIPVIEDEYVEMEFGTGCLKVTPAHDLNDYELGVKHHLPVIDILNDDGTLNEKAEILVGEERFVARKKIARMLEEAGMLEKVEDYKSQIGFSERTDAAIEPKLSLQWFCRMEEMAKPALEYVLKGDIKLIPDKFMNTYRHWMENVKDWCISRQLWWGQRIPAWYNERGEWVVASDLAAAEQEFRNANISFQSIRQDEDVVDTWFSSWLWPMSVFDPKVCGHPEEKGNADINYYYPTNDLVTAPEILFFWVARMIMAGNEFRGEVPFRNVYLTGIVRDKLGRKMSKSLGNSPDPIELIETYGADGVRVGMLLCSPAGNDLMFDESYCEQGRNFANKIWNAFRLVKGWTVTEASEAGKENIAAINWFESRFNEALIEIENHFKQYRLSEALMAIYKLVWDDFCAWYLEMIKPGYQLPIDSRTFDATKAFFESILKLLHPFMPFLTEELWHDEIFAERGAMECCIVAPYPVSGEINGKLLREIDIVKQVISEVRNIRNSKQISPKEALPLAINANSDIEYSEYLPIIHKLANITEVSFVEEKPAGAAAFIAGRDEFFVSLEGNIDAEAERERITKELDYLKGFLKAVNGKLSNERFVQNAKPDIVENERKKKADAEAKIIILEEGLKLF, from the coding sequence ATGAGTATTTCTAAAATATACGACCCTAAAGAAGCCGAAGATAAGTGGTATAGTTACTGGCTGGAAAAAAAGTTTTTTCATTCGGAACCTGATGAGCGTGAGCCCTATACTATCGTAATTCCTCCGCCGAATGTGACGGGCGTCCTCCATATGGGGCATATGTTGAACAATACCATTCAGGATGTTCTCATTCGCAAAGCAAGGATGCAGGGAAAAAATGCCTGCTGGGTGCCAGGTACCGACCACGCTTCTATCGCTACCGAAGCAAAGGTAGTGGCTATGCTTAAAGAAAGAGGAATAGAGAAGAAGGATATAAGCCGCGAGGAATTTCTGAAATACGCATGGGAGTGGAAAGAAAAATACGGCGGTATCATTCTCAAGCAACTCGAAAAGCTGGGTGCTTCCTGCGACTGGGACCGCACCCGGTTCACAATGGATGAGGCTCTTTCGGAAGCTGTTAAGGATACTTTTATTCATCTTTATAAAAAAGGCCTGATCTACCGCGGGATACGGATGGTAAACTGGGATCCTAAGGGAATGACTGCCGTTTCGGATGAGGAAGTGATCCGTAAAGAGGTAAATCAGAAACTGTATTACATCAGATATCAGATTGCGGGTTCGGGCCTGCAACCTGCAACTCACAACCAGCAATCCGAAATTCCCGGCTATATTGTCATTGCCACGACCCGGCCGGAAACAATAATGGCGGATACAGCAATTTGTATCAATCCTAATGATGAACGGTATCGCTTTTTAAAAGGAAAGAAGGTGCTTGTTCCTTTGATCAACCGCGAGATCCCCGTAATTGAAGATGAGTATGTTGAAATGGAGTTCGGTACGGGCTGCTTGAAAGTTACCCCTGCACATGACTTGAACGACTACGAACTGGGTGTTAAACACCACCTGCCTGTAATTGATATCCTGAACGACGACGGTACCTTAAACGAAAAGGCCGAAATACTTGTAGGGGAGGAGCGTTTTGTTGCGCGCAAGAAAATTGCCCGTATGCTCGAAGAGGCAGGTATGCTTGAAAAGGTTGAAGATTATAAATCACAGATTGGTTTTTCTGAGCGTACCGACGCGGCGATAGAGCCTAAATTATCTCTGCAATGGTTTTGCAGGATGGAAGAGATGGCAAAACCTGCCCTCGAATACGTTCTGAAGGGGGATATTAAATTGATTCCTGATAAATTTATGAATACCTACCGCCACTGGATGGAGAATGTGAAGGACTGGTGTATCAGTCGCCAGCTGTGGTGGGGCCAGCGGATTCCTGCATGGTATAACGAAAGAGGCGAATGGGTTGTTGCCAGCGATCTTGCAGCCGCAGAGCAGGAATTCCGGAATGCCAACATCAGTTTTCAGAGCATCCGTCAGGACGAAGATGTGGTAGATACATGGTTCTCTTCCTGGCTCTGGCCAATGTCGGTGTTCGATCCGAAAGTATGCGGCCATCCCGAGGAAAAAGGAAATGCCGACATCAACTATTACTATCCAACGAACGACCTTGTAACAGCGCCCGAAATCCTTTTCTTCTGGGTTGCCAGGATGATTATGGCTGGTAATGAGTTCAGGGGAGAAGTGCCGTTCAGGAATGTTTATCTTACAGGTATAGTGAGAGATAAGCTTGGCCGGAAGATGTCGAAGTCGTTGGGTAATTCTCCCGACCCGATTGAGCTGATCGAAACCTATGGCGCTGACGGCGTTCGGGTAGGGATGCTGCTTTGTTCACCTGCAGGAAACGACCTGATGTTCGACGAATCTTACTGCGAACAGGGTCGTAATTTTGCTAACAAGATCTGGAACGCGTTCCGGCTTGTTAAAGGATGGACCGTAACCGAAGCTTCCGAAGCAGGTAAAGAAAATATTGCTGCGATAAACTGGTTTGAGAGCCGCTTTAACGAGGCCTTAATAGAAATAGAAAATCATTTCAAACAGTACCGTCTTTCTGAAGCCCTGATGGCGATATATAAACTGGTATGGGATGATTTCTGTGCATGGTACCTGGAAATGATAAAACCGGGATATCAGCTTCCTATCGACAGCCGAACCTTTGATGCTACCAAAGCGTTCTTTGAGAGTATTCTGAAATTGCTCCATCCTTTTATGCCATTTCTTACCGAGGAGCTATGGCACGACGAAATATTTGCTGAAAGAGGTGCAATGGAATGTTGTATTGTTGCTCCTTATCCTGTATCGGGGGAAATAAATGGAAAGCTTCTGAGAGAAATAGATATAGTGAAACAAGTTATTTCGGAAGTTCGTAATATTCGCAACAGTAAGCAGATTTCTCCAAAGGAAGCCCTGCCCCTGGCTATCAATGCCAACTCCGATATTGAGTATTCTGAATATCTGCCGATCATTCATAAACTGGCAAATATCACCGAAGTATCCTTTGTAGAAGAAAAGCCTGCCGGAGCCGCTGCGTTTATAGCGGGCCGCGATGAGTTCTTTGTAAGCCTTGAAGGGAATATAGATGCAGAGGCCGAGCGCGAGCGTATAACAAAGGAACTGGACTATCTCAAAGGATTTCTTAAGGCAGTAAACGGAAAACTTTCTAATGAGCGGTTTGTTCAGAATGCAAAGCCCGACATAGTTGAGAACGAACGTAAAAAGAAGGCGGATGCAGAGGCCAAAATTATAATCCTTGAAGAAGGTCTGAAACTGTTTTAA
- a CDS encoding type I restriction enzyme HsdR N-terminal domain-containing protein produces the protein MFEPVPLNLPAYPFKIKQEGDVNFIFDDIRKKFLVLTPEEWVRQHFVQFIIQEKKYPKTLIKLEGGLKLHSLQKRTDIVVFNSQGEKILMIECKAPSVAINQKVFDQIARYNIVHKIPLLAVSNGLQHYYCTIDFETKSYKFIESLPDYK, from the coding sequence ATGTTTGAGCCAGTACCGTTAAATCTTCCTGCGTATCCTTTTAAAATAAAACAGGAAGGGGATGTAAATTTCATTTTTGATGATATCCGCAAGAAGTTCCTTGTATTAACACCCGAAGAGTGGGTAAGGCAACACTTCGTTCAGTTTATCATTCAGGAGAAGAAATACCCTAAAACGCTGATCAAGCTTGAAGGTGGCTTAAAATTGCATTCACTGCAAAAACGGACCGATATCGTGGTCTTCAATTCGCAGGGCGAAAAAATATTAATGATAGAATGTAAAGCCCCCTCCGTCGCCATAAATCAAAAAGTATTTGATCAGATTGCACGGTATAATATAGTCCACAAGATACCGCTTCTGGCTGTGAGTAACGGATTGCAGCATTATTACTGCACCATCGACTTCGAAACAAAAAGTTATAAATTCATCGAATCGCTGCCTGACTACAAGTGA
- the holA gene encoding DNA polymerase III subunit delta, with translation MTVAALLNDLKARKFKPVYLFHGEEPFYIDLFSDYIEKNLLTDAEKGFNQTVLYGRDTDIMTVLNSAKRFPMMSDYQLVLIKEAQDMKWGKETEDKKSIDPFLTYLEKPLASTILVFCYKHGKFDKRKKTYKAIEKNGVVFESAVIYENKVPAWVEDFVREKAYRINPRAAALIAEYLGNDLSKISNELEKLMLNIPKGNEISVDDVQNNIGISKEYNVFELQDALAKRDILKANRIINYFGSNTKANPIQMVLGALNTWFTKILKYHYIADRSPQTLAKELGVNPYFIKDYHLAAKSFNLSRTFEVISYLREYDLKTKGVDSTGNTEDGDLLKELIFKILH, from the coding sequence ATGACTGTTGCTGCATTATTGAACGACCTCAAGGCCCGGAAATTCAAGCCGGTTTACCTGTTTCACGGCGAAGAGCCTTTTTATATCGACCTGTTTAGTGATTATATTGAGAAAAATCTTCTTACCGATGCAGAAAAGGGCTTCAATCAAACGGTACTATATGGCCGGGATACCGATATTATGACCGTTTTAAATTCTGCCAAACGCTTTCCGATGATGAGTGATTACCAGTTGGTATTAATCAAGGAAGCGCAGGACATGAAATGGGGGAAGGAAACGGAAGATAAGAAGTCGATCGATCCTTTTCTTACTTACCTCGAAAAACCCCTTGCCAGTACCATTCTTGTATTTTGCTATAAACACGGAAAATTCGATAAACGGAAGAAGACCTATAAAGCAATAGAGAAGAATGGCGTCGTTTTTGAATCGGCCGTTATTTACGAAAACAAAGTTCCTGCCTGGGTAGAAGACTTTGTAAGGGAAAAAGCCTATCGCATCAATCCCCGGGCGGCTGCTCTTATCGCCGAATATCTCGGAAACGACCTCTCAAAGATCTCAAATGAACTGGAGAAGCTGATGTTAAACATTCCGAAAGGCAATGAGATATCAGTAGACGATGTGCAGAATAACATTGGTATAAGTAAGGAATACAATGTTTTTGAACTACAGGATGCTTTGGCTAAGCGCGATATTTTGAAGGCGAACCGTATTATTAACTATTTTGGCTCAAACACAAAAGCGAATCCAATACAGATGGTATTGGGAGCGTTAAATACCTGGTTTACCAAGATATTGAAATACCATTATATAGCAGACCGGAGCCCTCAGACGCTTGCAAAGGAATTGGGGGTAAATCCCTACTTTATTAAAGATTACCATCTGGCGGCGAAGAGTTTCAATTTATCCCGCACGTTTGAAGTGATCAGCTACCTACGCGAATATGACCTTAAAACAAAGGGAGTGGACTCGACAGGAAATACCGAAGATGGCGACTTACTAAAAGAGCTCATATTTAAGATCCTGCACTGA
- a CDS encoding dihydroorotase encodes MSSILIKAATIVNEGRIFASDVFIKDGFIEQIAPSLNLKADKEINAEGLHLLPGCIDDQVHFREPGLTHKADIQSESRAAVAGGITSFMEMPNTVPNTVTQELLEEKYSIAAKKSLANYSFFMGATNDNLEEVLKTDPERVCGIKIFMGSSTGNMLVDNEKTLESIFSKTPMLIATHCEDEETIRRNMEIFKERYVENISPEMHPLIRSTEACYKSSSFAVELAKKHNTRLHILHISTGKETELFTNTIPLQDKRITAEACIHHLWFSDEDYQEKGNWIKWNPAVKTAADRDAILKAVINGSIDVIATDHAPHTIEEKSKSYLQAPSGGPLVQHALLAMLQFYHQEKLSLQQIVEKMAHNPSICFKLKQRGFIREGYYADIVLADLNQQVKVSKENILSKCRWSPFEGYTFDSRITHTIVSGHLAYENGQFNDSKPGERLMFHSNH; translated from the coding sequence ATGTCGTCCATTCTTATAAAAGCCGCTACAATAGTTAATGAGGGCAGGATCTTTGCCTCGGATGTCTTTATTAAAGACGGATTTATCGAACAAATCGCGCCATCGCTTAACCTAAAAGCAGACAAGGAGATAAATGCAGAGGGGCTGCATCTGCTGCCTGGTTGTATAGATGATCAGGTCCATTTCAGGGAGCCGGGTTTAACGCATAAGGCTGATATCCAAAGTGAAAGCAGGGCTGCAGTTGCAGGCGGGATCACCTCGTTTATGGAAATGCCGAATACCGTCCCCAATACGGTAACACAGGAACTTCTCGAAGAAAAGTACAGCATTGCCGCAAAGAAGTCGCTGGCAAATTATTCGTTCTTCATGGGGGCAACAAATGACAATCTTGAAGAGGTGCTGAAGACTGATCCGGAACGCGTATGCGGAATTAAAATATTCATGGGATCGTCAACCGGAAATATGCTGGTTGACAATGAAAAGACCCTCGAATCCATCTTTTCCAAAACGCCGATGCTGATTGCAACCCATTGCGAAGATGAGGAAACCATCCGGCGGAATATGGAGATATTCAAAGAAAGATATGTTGAGAATATCAGTCCCGAAATGCACCCTTTGATCAGAAGTACCGAAGCCTGTTATAAATCTTCTTCGTTTGCGGTTGAATTGGCAAAAAAGCATAATACCCGTCTTCATATTCTGCATATCTCAACCGGAAAAGAGACGGAACTGTTTACGAATACGATCCCCTTGCAGGATAAAAGGATCACGGCTGAAGCCTGTATACATCATCTTTGGTTCTCTGACGAGGATTACCAGGAAAAGGGTAACTGGATTAAATGGAACCCTGCTGTTAAAACAGCGGCTGACAGAGATGCGATTCTCAAGGCCGTCATTAACGGATCAATCGATGTAATAGCCACGGACCATGCACCACACACCATAGAAGAAAAGTCGAAATCATACCTTCAGGCACCGTCGGGAGGCCCTCTTGTACAGCATGCCCTGTTAGCTATGCTGCAGTTTTACCATCAGGAAAAGCTCAGCCTGCAGCAGATCGTTGAAAAGATGGCACACAACCCTTCGATATGCTTTAAACTGAAGCAAAGAGGGTTCATCCGGGAAGGTTATTATGCCGATATTGTTCTCGCCGATCTTAATCAACAGGTAAAAGTATCGAAGGAAAATATCCTCTCCAAATGTCGCTGGAGTCCATTCGAGGGCTATACCTTTGATTCAAGGATCACTCATACTATTGTCTCGGGCCATCTGGCTTACGAAAATGGGCAATTTAATGATAGTAAGCCGGGGGAAAGGCTAATGTTCCATTCCAATCATTAA
- a CDS encoding SDR family NAD(P)-dependent oxidoreductase produces the protein MKIDLSSKTALVTGGSKGIGKGVARSLSETGAKVFICARELNELEETVAEISYDTGTPVKAIQADITSQDEVDSLMETIRNHSGGVDILVNNVGGIGRQAPFEEIDAEEYLSLYDLNVVTMIRLVKAVAPGMIARRWGRIINMSSENGLQPYPDMIPYNLTKAAIINLSKGLSKLYGKHNILVNTVSPAFIYTPLVDSMLRAQAADRGISKEEAQHQFLEQNRPGIELGRPGTIEEVGAAVAFLASEQASFITGANLRVDGGSVSTI, from the coding sequence ATGAAGATTGATTTGAGTAGTAAAACCGCGTTGGTAACCGGCGGAAGTAAAGGTATAGGCAAGGGTGTAGCCCGTTCTCTCTCCGAAACCGGAGCAAAGGTGTTTATCTGTGCGCGCGAACTGAATGAGCTTGAAGAAACGGTCGCGGAAATATCCTATGATACCGGAACTCCTGTAAAGGCAATTCAGGCGGATATCACAAGTCAGGATGAAGTCGACAGCTTAATGGAAACCATCAGAAATCATTCAGGCGGCGTCGATATTCTGGTTAACAATGTTGGTGGAATAGGGCGTCAAGCCCCTTTTGAGGAAATCGATGCGGAAGAGTATTTGTCGCTTTACGATCTTAACGTAGTAACAATGATCAGGCTGGTAAAGGCTGTCGCGCCGGGCATGATTGCCAGGCGTTGGGGCCGGATCATTAATATGTCGTCGGAAAATGGCTTGCAGCCCTATCCCGATATGATCCCTTACAACTTAACTAAGGCTGCCATTATTAATCTAAGCAAGGGCTTGTCGAAGCTTTACGGAAAGCACAATATCCTGGTCAATACTGTTTCTCCCGCTTTTATTTATACGCCTCTGGTCGACAGCATGCTTCGTGCTCAAGCTGCCGACAGGGGGATCTCTAAGGAAGAGGCACAGCATCAGTTTCTTGAGCAGAACCGGCCCGGTATAGAGCTTGGACGCCCCGGCACCATCGAAGAAGTAGGTGCTGCTGTTGCGTTTCTTGCCTCGGAACAAGCGTCGTTTATAACGGGAGCTAATCTGCGGGTAGACGGTGGTTCGGTTTCGACCATATAA
- a CDS encoding DEAD/DEAH box helicase — protein sequence MPSFEDFKLNRQILNAVADAGYTVPTPIQQKAISPILSGQDIMGIAQTGTGKTAAYVLPMLMKLKYAQGTDIRALILAPTRELAMQIEENIKVFTKYTDLRSLVIYGGLGPKTQIEQLKKGLDILVATPGRFLDLYLEGHIPVKSLQFLVIDEADKMMDMGFIGSIHRILEVVPRKRQNLLFSATMSELVHKIAGDFLKFPTVIEVDPQATPAATVQQALYYVPNIKTKINLLQYLLQRDEELNRLIIFCKTKEVADNIYKYLERKYGQDQVKVIHANKGQNTRINSINAFKDGEVRILVATDVASRGIDVLNVSHVINFDVPIIIEDYVHRIGRTGRAFNTGDAITFCNPAEEYYVRKIEKLIRQQIPVADIPSDVFVEETPYEERQAIAREIDMQKRKEDPEFKGAFHEKKYANSVKKTSKPGSGKTSAFSRKKGSAPSGRKAGNSKAGFSRGRKKG from the coding sequence ATGCCTTCTTTTGAAGATTTTAAATTAAACCGTCAGATTCTGAATGCGGTAGCTGATGCAGGTTATACTGTACCAACACCTATTCAGCAAAAAGCTATAAGTCCTATCCTTTCAGGACAGGATATTATGGGTATAGCGCAAACCGGCACCGGGAAGACGGCAGCTTATGTACTTCCTATGCTGATGAAGCTGAAGTACGCTCAGGGAACCGACATCAGGGCGCTTATTCTGGCTCCTACCCGGGAGCTGGCAATGCAGATCGAAGAGAATATTAAGGTTTTTACTAAGTATACCGATCTTCGTTCGCTGGTGATTTACGGCGGCTTAGGCCCTAAAACACAGATTGAACAGCTTAAGAAGGGGCTCGACATTCTCGTGGCCACACCAGGTCGTTTTCTGGATCTTTATCTCGAAGGACATATTCCGGTTAAGTCCTTGCAGTTCCTGGTAATTGACGAAGCAGATAAAATGATGGATATGGGCTTCATTGGATCCATCCACCGCATTCTTGAAGTCGTTCCCCGCAAGCGCCAGAACTTACTTTTCTCGGCAACGATGAGTGAGCTCGTCCATAAAATAGCGGGCGACTTTCTGAAATTCCCTACAGTAATAGAAGTAGACCCGCAGGCTACACCAGCTGCAACTGTACAACAGGCACTCTATTACGTTCCTAACATAAAAACGAAGATTAACCTTCTTCAGTACCTTCTTCAGAGGGACGAAGAGTTAAACCGCCTGATCATCTTTTGCAAAACCAAAGAGGTCGCCGATAATATTTACAAATATCTTGAAAGAAAATATGGCCAGGATCAGGTGAAAGTGATCCATGCCAATAAAGGGCAAAATACCCGGATCAACTCAATTAATGCATTTAAAGACGGGGAGGTAAGGATCCTTGTGGCCACAGATGTTGCTTCGCGCGGGATCGATGTGCTGAACGTCAGCCATGTGATCAATTTTGACGTTCCAATCATTATTGAAGACTATGTTCACCGGATAGGACGTACTGGAAGAGCGTTTAATACGGGAGACGCGATTACATTCTGCAACCCTGCCGAAGAATATTACGTACGTAAAATAGAGAAACTCATCAGGCAGCAGATTCCTGTTGCAGATATTCCCTCTGATGTTTTCGTAGAGGAAACACCGTATGAGGAGAGGCAGGCCATTGCAAGAGAAATTGACATGCAAAAGAGAAAAGAAGATCCTGAATTTAAGGGTGCTTTTCATGAAAAGAAGTATGCAAATTCGGTAAAGAAGACTTCAAAGCCGGGAAGCGGCAAGACGAGCGCTTTTAGTAGAAAAAAAGGATCAGCGCCCTCAGGTAGAAAAGCTGGAAATTCAAAGGCAGGTTTTTCGAGAGGCAGAAAAAAAGGATGA